In one Brassica oleracea var. oleracea cultivar TO1000 chromosome C9, BOL, whole genome shotgun sequence genomic region, the following are encoded:
- the LOC106314417 gene encoding uncharacterized protein LOC106314417, with product MADNIRRAMQDIALGSEEAPVSLPLEVVRRAAEENRFILVGRATIPRRQNVRSIISTIPRVWGLDGLLRGRAVEGRRFQFVFPSEEAMESVLRRGPWAYADRMIVLQRWTPLMDMNLLNFIPFRIQVRGIPFQFMNQEVIVFLARAMGQYIQIDYNEEVGGRMDFVRIRLNWDINQPLRFQRNFQFTPGENTLLRLFHERLRGFCETCGILTHDSGRCLIQNRGPEEGPDDGDDDSDDQEPANSPPQNQGFRLKISMMIRSMKNRLRVLLRTNRSMMKNMRTSLPTWTMRYKLMNYGLENRDVLCIQTN from the coding sequence ATGGCTGATAACATAAGGCGTGCCATGCAAGATATCGCCCTTGGAAGTGAAGAGGCACCAGTTTCCTTACCCCTAGAGGTTGTTCGCCGAGCCGCCGAAGAGAACCGCTTCATTCTGGTGGGGCGTGCAACAATACCGCGCCGTCAAAACGTACGCTCAATCATCTCAACAATTCCAAGAGTATGGGGTCTCGACGGTCTACTACGAGGACGTGCTGTAGAAGGCAGACGTTTTCAGTTTGTGTTTCCTTCAGAGGAAGCAATGGAGTCAGTACTCAGGCGTGGACCATGGGCTTACGCTGACCGCATGATTGTCTTACAACGATGGACCCCCCTAATGGATATGAATCTCTTGAACTTCATTCCATTTAGGATTCAAGTGAGAGGGATTCCGTTCCAGTTCATGAACCAGGAGGTGATTGTCTTCTTAGCACGTGCCATGGGTCAATACATCCAGATTGACTACAATGAAGAAGTGGGTGGAAGAATGGATTTTGTAAGGATCCGTCTCAACTGGGACATCAATCAACCTCTCCGCTTTCAACGCAACTTCCAGTTCACTCCAGGTGAAAACACTCTACTCAGACTGTTCCATGAAAGGCTCAGAGGCTTCTGTGAAACCTGTGGAATACTAACACACGACTCAGGGAGATGTCTGATACAAAACAGAGGACCTGAAGAAGGACCTGATGACGGTGATGATGATAGTGATGACCAGGAGCCAGCAAACTCACCACCACAGAACCAGGGGTTCAGATTGAAGATATCCATGATGATCAGATCAATGAAGAACAGGCTGAGGGTCCTGCTGAGGACCAACAGATCCATGATGAAGAACATGAGGACATCACTGCCGACATGGACGATGAGGTATAAGTTGATGAACTATGGTCTGGAGAATCGAGATGTGCTATGTATTCAGACGAACTGA
- the LOC106314418 gene encoding uncharacterized mitochondrial protein AtMg00310-like codes for MRRLLGIHNDSGGGKYLGIHEQFGRKKAEILKYITEKVKAKTQGWQNKFLSPGGKEVLIKSVASGTHVYPMNTFKLPKSVCDDINNILAKFWWGKDDGSKGMHWFAWDRMSLPKKEGGMGFGDIEKFNDPLLGNQVWHILTKPNSLMARVLKRRYFPTSSILTARETKQSSYIWKSLIHGRDLRTKGVRFIIGSGNMINTWNDPWLPTTPPRPPAPLSYQSGNGKVSDFIRQDQKEWNEELVRNTMNHDDAEEILAIKLCSSSEADQLVWHYNKTGDYTVKSGYWLCYTYSG; via the coding sequence ATGAGACGCCTCTTAGGCATACACAATGACAGTGGTGGAGGGAAATATCTTGGTATCCATGAGCAATTTGGAAGGAAGAAAGCTGAGATTCTGAAGTATATCACTGAAAAAGTCAAAGCAAAAACACAAGGATGGCAAAATAAATTCCTATCTCCAGGTGGTAAAGAAGTACTCATTAAATCTGTGGCTTCGGGGACTCATGTATACCCTATGAATACTTTCAAATTGCCAAAGAGTGTCTGTGATGACATTAATAATATCTTGGCAAAGTTCTGGTGGGGAAAGGATGATGGCAGTAAAGGAATGCATTGGTTTGCTTGGGATAGAATGAGTCTACCAAAAAAAGAAGGAGGAATGGGATTCGGAGACATTGAAAAATTCAATGATCCTTTACTTGGGAACCAAGTTTGGCATATCCTAACCAAACCAAACAGTTTGATGGCTCGTGTTCTCAAAAGGAGATATTTCCCAACATCTTCTATTCTTACTGCACGGGAAACAAAACAGAGCTCTTATATTTGGAAATCATTAATACACGGGAGAGATTTGAGAACAAAAGGAGTTCGTTTTATTATTGGTAGTGGCAACATGATTAATACTTGGAATGATCCTTGGTTACCAACTACACCCCCAAGGCCACCAGCACCACTCTCTTATCAAAGTGGAAACGGAAAGGTCTCAGATTTTATACGTCAAGATCAAAAGGAATGGAATGAGGAACTAGTTCGCAATACAATGAACCATGATGATGCGGAAGAAATACTTGCCATTAAGTTGTGTTCATCATCTGAAGCTGATCAACTAGTCTGGCACTACAACAAAACGGGGGATTATACCGTCAAATCAGGATATTGGCTCTGCTACACATACTCCGGGTAA
- the LOC106314419 gene encoding spindle pole body component 110-like, translating to MLLILTDAALLKRQKLEIEELRMKLQGSHAEVLEQEILKLSNQMLKYELECERLKTQLEEERGKQEQEQCIKEQQLKIENLNNLVSNSDFKKNQSEDFISLRRTQVGRCNVNDSSGFPGTPCFESAEPSFVVARSKYSGLSDFSPMVDSLGDVADEDTWTKLNKGFVPDLDQLQFTPAIKRQPTPLIAATTECSRENQKVVEDLKSQIELLTSEKDSLQVKFSEQVVLNNKLLGEISELKEGTLHMKEIPKLLSESVANCKDVYKDVIVTMKTLMAEKESPTAKLFFGVTGITTSLLSTLESQFSMIINGQKAGSIIDHPLYDQWETLRVSLKNTASSLLLDAQAKDEILNSHDKGQETGAMEEKLKSELSIVKERYNELEKELSLDKLLLKASRESHERLEKEVQFLKEERDSLDVAVSQSTQRLKVIASDKENALKDLKVELKRRKEMEEEIKLISFAFSSRQKSLMSFHNEIKSKMQKLTTQNPKLK from the exons ATGCTTCTGATCTTGACTGATGCTGCTTTGTTGAAACGCCAAAAATTAGAGATAGAAGAACTAAGGATGAAGCTTCAG GGATCCCATGCTGAGGTGTTGGAACAAGAGATATTAAAGTTAAGCAATCAGATGCTTAAG TATGAGTTAGAATGTGAAAGGCTAAAAACACAACTGGAAGAAGAGAGAGGAAAACAGGAGCAGGAGCAATGCATCAAGGAGCAACAGTTAAAAATTGAGAACTTAAACAATCTTGTCAGTAATTCAGACTTTAAGAAGAACCAGTCAGAG GACTTTATTAGTTTAAGAAGGACTCAAGTTGGGCGATGCAATGTCAATGATAGCAGCGGTTTTCCTGGGACTCCTTGCTTCGAATCAGCTGAACCTTCCTTTGTGGTTGCTCGGTCGAAGTACTCAGGACTATCTGATTTTAGTCCAATGGTTGATTCACTGGGGGACGTGGCCGATGAAGACACTTGGACAAAACTAAACAAGGGTTTTGTCCCAGACCTTGATCAACTCCAGTTTACACCTGCAATTAAAAGGCAACCCACTCCATTAATTGCTGCAACCACG GAATGCTCGCGTGAAAATCAGAAAGTGGTGGAAGATCTCAAAAGTCAGATTGAGTTGCTGACCAGTGAAAAGGACAGCCTGCAG GTAAAATTCAGCGAACAAGTAGTACTGAACAACAAACTTTTGGGAGAGATATCTGAGCTCAAAGAAGGAACGCTTCACATGAAAGAAATTCCAAAACTGTTATCTGAGTCGGTTGCTAATTGCAAGGATGTATACAAGGACGTGATAGTCACAATGAAG ACCTTAATGGCTGAGAAAGAATCTCCGACAGCAAAGCTATTCTTTGGTGTAACTGGAATCACAACAAGCCTTCTTTCAACTCTAGAATCACAATTCTCAATGATAATAAATGGTCAGAAAGCGGGTAGCATCATAGATCATCCTTTATATGATCAATGGGAAACACTTCGTGTTAGTCTGAAGAACACAGCCTCAAGCCTGCTGTTAGACGCACAAGCAAAAGATGAAATTCTTAACTCCCACGACAAG GGACAAGAAACGGGTGCAATGGAGGAGAAGCTGAAGTCTGAGCTCAGTATAGTCAAGGAAAGATATAACGAGCTGGAGAAAGAGTTGTCTTTGGATAAACTGCTTCTAAAAGCTTCAAGAGAGAGCCATGAGAGGCTGGAAAAGGAAGTACAATTCCTGAAGGAAGAAAGAGATTCATTAGATGTAGCAGTCTCTCAATCAACTCAGAGGTTGAAAGTGATTGCATCTGATAAAGAGAATGCTTTGAAAGATCTTAAAGTGGAACTGAAGAGAAGGAAAGAGATGGAGGAAGAGATTAAGCTAATCAGCTTTGCTTTCTCTAGCAGGCAGAAGTCTCTTATGTCTTTTCACAATGAAATCAAATCCAAAATGCAGAAACTAACAACGCAGAATCCGAAATTGAAGTAG